The genome window TATCAATCTGATCCGTTAAAAGTGAGAGCACGGCATCATAAGGTTCCTTCTTCAGGGCCTTAATCAATTCTTTTTTACTTAAAGGTCGGGCTTTATTGCTCACATCAACTTCATAACCTTTATCCTGCAACATCTTGATACCGACTTCTGGAATTTGCCGAGTCACATAAACTTTTTTCATTTTATTGATTTAACTTTTTAATAATCTGGAGGCAAATGGGCCGAAATATGCCTGGAACTCTTTACTGACTTTGACAAGATCTACCCCGGCGAGATTAGCAGGCTCAAGAAAATCGATGAGTAATCGGGTCTCCTTTATTTGTGCTTCACCTGCCCCGCTTGATTGACTATCAGCAAATATTTTAAGAATTCTCTGCCAAGATTGATCTTGGCCGACTTTATCACTCTGCTGCAAGCAATTTAAATAACGTCTAACCTCGCTTCCTAAATTAGCCATATAAAAAAGTGGTGATCGTTGACCATTCATAGTTTTATTCTAGCACTTAAAATATCCTTTATCTTCCCCCTCAACGAAACATCCCCAATCTCCATATCAAAATTACCTTGAGCGGGTCTAATATTAATAAGTGAAACATACTCAATCCAGTCGGCTGGATCCTTATCAAGTCTGATGTTAAACCCCCAAATGTCTTGTTGTTCAAAACCGTCCTCTAGTAATCTGATATTCGCATCCATGTGGTATTCCCCACCAAGTGCCAAGATTTCGTTCTCGACATCAACAACACCCTTAATCATGGAAACATAAAATTCCTTAGCCAGTTCTTTCACCTCTCTAATCCCAATCGAATCCTTGACAACAACAATCTTCATCGTAATCCATTAAACAACCTGAGTTTTTCCTCGACAACTCTTTCAACTGCCAAAACCACTGGCTTTAAATATTTGTATGGTGCCACCTGTTCCGGATCATCCTGGAGCGAAAGTGCCAGAGCTTTGCGGTAGGCCACACGAAGTTCGGTACTGATGTGAACAATCGCCACACCTGATGCAATCGCCCCCTTAAAATCTTCAAGTGAACCGCCTGAACCACCATGAAGCACGAGCGGCACGCCGACAGCTTCAGAAATTTCTTTAATCCTTTTGATATTTAAAGCCGGATCAACTCCGCCCTTGAGCATGCCGTGAATATTGCCGACCGCTGGCGCCAACATATCTGCCCCGGTCAAATCTAGAAACTTTTTCGCTTCTTCCGGTTTGGTCAAAAACTCTTCGGTAATTTTCACGCCGACCGGAATTTCTTCCAAAACTTTTGACGATTTGCCGATGAAACCCAACTCGGCCTCGACGATTACGTCTCGGCCGCAATTTTTTGCATAATCCGCGCATTTTTTAGTTTCCGCGACATTTTCATCAAAAGGCAACTCGGTACCGTCAAAAATCACGCTGTCAAAGCCGGCGTCAATTGCCTCTTTAACTCTTTCGAATGAATAAGTGTGATCAGCATTGAGAAAAATTGGAAAATTATTTTCCTCACGCAAACTTTTGACCAGCGCCACTACTTCTTTAATTCCCACGAAATCCCTCTCACCTTCCGAAACCCCGATAATCACCGGTACATTCAGTTTTTTGGCGGCCTCAAAAATTCCATGAAGCATTTCCAAAGTTGCGATATTAAAATGACCGATCGCCGTTTTAGTTTTTCGGGCGTCATTCACATACTCCCTTAAGGTTTTCATTCCAAAATTATATCATCCCGTTAGAGATAGGTCATCCAAGATGACCGTTTTAATTTGCAATATCGTCAAATACTTGCGACAAGTGACTTTTAAATTGATACGTAAAATTACACAACAAGACATCTCTAACGGGATATCACAAAAAGAAAAGGCTCCGTTTGGGGACGGAGCCGGGTTCTTAGCCCTGCCATTTTTCGTTTTTGTCTCGAGCACAATGGTCAAACCCGAGCTATAGCCCTATTTCTGTCCTGCCGAGAAGAGCGGGCCACTCTCTACGGGAGCTTCGATCAAGCTTTTAAATTGTACAAGATTAAGTCCGGGTTGCAATCACTCTCTTGCATTTATTCCGTTTAGGTCTAGGATAAAGTCAGACAACAATTCGAGCAGAAGGAACAACATGAATAAAATCTGGAGCCTTTTTTGTAGCTTTTGTTGGATCATTTGGGTAATAGTCAACAACCTGATCCCAATTATCATCAACATCTGTATCCTTTTGGTAATTGCTTTGTGTTGTTTCCTCTTCGGAAAGGATATAAACAAACTGGGAAGGACCGAGAATGTCGAGCTTACTCGTTGGCCCAAATGGTTAACTTTGGGTGGAATCAGAATTTTACCGATTCATCTCTTCCTGATTTGGATTGTCGCCGGAGCTTTTTGGTATCCGGAGACCACAATCTCGGCTCTGAAACTTTCCGGCTGGTTAGTCGTCCTTCCCGTTCTCGTCACCATACCGCTCGCTCCGCTATTCCAACTCTACTGTGATTGGGCGGCAGACCACAGGTGGTCACTTTATCGCGATGATGAAAGCGAGCAAGACTACAGACTCTACTCGAGCAAAGGGGTCTAGACCCCAGAACTTCAAACCGGCCAAATTGGCTGGTTTTTAAATTCAGACAAAACTTGGATTAAGTGAACAGTTTGGTGCTATAATTTCCTCATGTTTTCCAAACCCCTAGATTTACTGGCTATCGGCGATATTACCATCGACGCCTTTATCAAACTCAAAGAAGCCGAGGTTCATTGTGATGTCGACCGCGACGAGTGCCAAATTTGCATGGACTTCGCCAGTAAAGTCCCCTACGAGTCGGTTGAAGAGGTGCCGGCCGTTGGCAATAGCGCGAACGCGGCCGTCTCGGCCGCGAGGCTTGGCCTTCAGTCTGGTTTAGTTGCCCACCTTGGAGCCGATAAAAATGGCCGAACTTGCCTTTCAGTCCTAAGAAAGGAAAAAGTTCGCACTAAATATGTTTCAATCGAAAAAGGTAAAAAGACCAATTACCACTATGTCCTATGGTATGACGCTGAGCGAACCATTTTGGTCAAGCATCAAGATTTTAAATACTCACTTCCCAACCTCAAATCGCCAAAATGGATTTATTTAAGCTCTCTCGCAAGTGGCACCGAAAAATATCATCAAGAAATAATCTCCTATCTCGCAGCCAATCCGAAAGTTAAATTAGCCTTCCAACCCGGCACCTTCCAAATGGTTTTGGGCACAGAATTTTTGGCGCCGATTTATCAAAGAAGCGAGATTTTTATCTGCAATGTCCAAGAGGCTGAAAAAATTCTAAAACTTGGTAAATCTGAAATTAAAGTCTTGCTGGCCGGCATCAGAACCTTGGGACCAAAAACTGTCTTAATCACCGATGGTCCAAAAGGTTCTTACCTCCTAGATGATTCCGGTAGCTATTTTATGATGACCTATCCGGACCCAAAGCCCCCTTATGAGCGAACCGGGGCCGGTGACGCTTTCGCTTCAACTTTTGTTTCTGCCGTAATTTTGGGCAATGCCAATAAAGAAGCTCTCATGTGGGCGAGCATAAATGCCATGTCAGTAGTCCAGAAAGTTGGAGCACAAAAAGGCTTACTGTCGCCGACCGAAATCAAAACATTTTTGGACAAGGCCCCTACAGACTTCAGACCAGTTACAATCTAGACTACTTCGATGAATTTAAACTTCTGGAAAAAACCGGTAGACGGCGGTGAAATCGAACAGAAAGCAGAGACCGGTGATAACACTCAAGAATTTAGCAAGGAAGAAATCCCTAATCCAGAGAAATTTTGGGCCCAGAGGAAAGCCGAGATCGCCAAGGCCAGAGCCACTATTCCGGAGGCCAAGGATTTAAACGAACTAAAAAATTTAATCACAACAATCGGTGAAATTAAGGAGGGAGCTTCTTCCAGTTACGTAAACTGGGCAATTGACCGCGCCGTTGAAAGTGTCCGATGGGCAACCCAACTGGGCGAAACTGAACCTCTGGTCGCACTCGAAAATGTCACCGCCACCGACAAAATCAGACAAAAAGCAACCGAGCTCATTGTCGAGTTGATGGCCAAGGAATTTCCTGACAAGTCTTCCCTTCTTGAAGAAGCCTCTGAGACCGCCACTAACCAGAAGACTGACCCAGTTTCAGAAAGATTAAGTGATCTTAGAAATCAGCTTTCCAAAAAACAGCTTGAGTATTCAAAGCTCTACCAAAACAAATCCCGAGCAATTATCCAAGCTTTCCAAGGCAAACTTAAAGATGAGATGCGTGTATTAGAAAATCAGATTGCTTCACTGACCGAGAAAAAGACCGGACCGGGGCCGAAGAAAAGATAACCGCCAAGAACTATTTAGTTTTGCGTTTAATCTTCCGAGTATAATTAAGCCAGGCTGGTCCAACTGAAAGAATGTCCTCAATTTCTTTGACTGAAAATTTAAGCAAACGCACAATCTGTTTGAAACAAGCCTTGCAAATATGAAATCTTTTAACTTCACAGGTCTTTCGGGGCGGACTTAAAAGAATGCCCCCGAAAGCGGTCAGCCCTTTTTTACAAAAATCACAATTTGGTTTAATCGACATAATATAAATTCTATCAAGGCTCAACCTCGCTAAGCGAGGTTGAGCCTTGATGTTATTTTGCCTTACGTTTTAAGACTTTTTTAAGCGCTTCTTTAATGTGCCTCTCGCCCATTCCGTAGTATTCAATCAGTTCATCTGGCGTACCGGACTGACCAAACTTATCATCTACACCGACAAATTCAACCGGCACTGGTTGATTTTTTGCCAAAACTTCGGCAACCGCACTACCCATTCCCCCGGCGATCTGATGCTCCTCCACTGTCACAATGCATCCGGCATCTTTGGCCAGATTAATGACTGCTCTTTCGTCTATTGGCTTGATGGTCGAAAGATTCAAAACTGTCACTCCGATTTTTTCTTTTTCCAATTCTCGAGCCACTTGCAAAGCTTTGTAGACAAGCGCACCGGTCGCAATAATTCCCACATCCGGCTTCCCCGCAATTGGCTGGAAAAATACTTGGGCCTTGCCGATTTCAAACGGCGTCGCCTCGGTCGTCATCACCGGAGTCTTTTCCCGAGCTAAGCGTAAATAAGTCGGGCTGTCGGTTGTAGCGCAGGCAATCGTGGCCTTCTTTGCCTCAATCGAATCACAAGGCGAAATCACCACCATTCTCGGGATGACGCGCGTAATCGCAATGTCCTCAATAGCTTGGTGTGTACCGCCGTCCGGCCCCACAGATACTCCAGCGTGACTACCGGCGATTTTTACGGGCCGGTTGTTATAACAAATCGT of Candidatus Paceibacterota bacterium contains these proteins:
- a CDS encoding transketolase C-terminal domain-containing protein translates to MSMINQSQKLNPKIFDKDVEQVPIRKGFGEGLLAAGEKDERVVGLCADLTESTQMHLFKKKFPERFVEIGVAEQNLATVASGMAAMGNIPFISSYAVFSPGRNWEQIRTTICYNNRPVKIAGSHAGVSVGPDGGTHQAIEDIAITRVIPRMVVISPCDSIEAKKATIACATTDSPTYLRLAREKTPVMTTEATPFEIGKAQVFFQPIAGKPDVGIIATGALVYKALQVARELEKEKIGVTVLNLSTIKPIDERAVINLAKDAGCIVTVEEHQIAGGMGSAVAEVLAKNQPVPVEFVGVDDKFGQSGTPDELIEYYGMGERHIKEALKKVLKRKAK
- a CDS encoding DUF5674 family protein, coding for MKIVVVKDSIGIREVKELAKEFYVSMIKGVVDVENEILALGGEYHMDANIRLLEDGFEQQDIWGFNIRLDKDPADWIEYVSLINIRPAQGNFDMEIGDVSLRGKIKDILSARIKL
- a CDS encoding carbohydrate kinase family protein, encoding MFSKPLDLLAIGDITIDAFIKLKEAEVHCDVDRDECQICMDFASKVPYESVEEVPAVGNSANAAVSAARLGLQSGLVAHLGADKNGRTCLSVLRKEKVRTKYVSIEKGKKTNYHYVLWYDAERTILVKHQDFKYSLPNLKSPKWIYLSSLASGTEKYHQEIISYLAANPKVKLAFQPGTFQMVLGTEFLAPIYQRSEIFICNVQEAEKILKLGKSEIKVLLAGIRTLGPKTVLITDGPKGSYLLDDSGSYFMMTYPDPKPPYERTGAGDAFASTFVSAVILGNANKEALMWASINAMSVVQKVGAQKGLLSPTEIKTFLDKAPTDFRPVTI
- a CDS encoding class II fructose-bisphosphate aldolase, with the protein product MKTLREYVNDARKTKTAIGHFNIATLEMLHGIFEAAKKLNVPVIIGVSEGERDFVGIKEVVALVKSLREENNFPIFLNADHTYSFERVKEAIDAGFDSVIFDGTELPFDENVAETKKCADYAKNCGRDVIVEAELGFIGKSSKVLEEIPVGVKITEEFLTKPEEAKKFLDLTGADMLAPAVGNIHGMLKGGVDPALNIKRIKEISEAVGVPLVLHGGSGGSLEDFKGAIASGVAIVHISTELRVAYRKALALSLQDDPEQVAPYKYLKPVVLAVERVVEEKLRLFNGLR